The following proteins are encoded in a genomic region of Paenibacillus sp. FSL H3-0469:
- the nusG gene encoding transcription termination/antitermination protein NusG, which yields MEKRWYVVHTYSGYENKVKANLEKRVESMGMEDKIFRVLVPMEEELVNKDGKKKTVMRKVYPGYVLVEMVQTDDSWYVVRNTPGVTGFVGSTGSGSKPTALLPEEVEQILKHMGMVEPKAKIDFEIKESVRIMVGPFANFVGSVEEILADKSKIKVHVNMFGRETPLELDFTQVEKI from the coding sequence ATGGAAAAAAGATGGTATGTTGTTCATACCTATTCCGGGTATGAGAATAAGGTCAAGGCCAATTTGGAAAAACGCGTTGAGTCCATGGGCATGGAAGACAAAATATTCCGCGTTCTTGTTCCTATGGAAGAAGAGCTGGTAAACAAGGATGGCAAGAAAAAAACTGTCATGCGTAAAGTTTACCCTGGTTACGTTTTGGTGGAAATGGTTCAGACTGATGATTCTTGGTATGTTGTCCGCAATACGCCGGGCGTTACCGGATTTGTCGGTTCAACTGGTTCGGGCTCTAAGCCTACCGCTCTGCTACCCGAAGAGGTTGAACAGATTCTGAAGCATATGGGCATGGTTGAACCTAAAGCGAAGATTGATTTCGAAATTAAGGAATCCGTACGTATTATGGTCGGTCCATTTGCGAATTTTGTGGGCTCTGTGGAAGAAATTTTGGCTGACAAAAGCAAGATCAAGGTGCATGTCAACATGTTTGGACGGGAAACCCCGCTGGAGTTGGATTTCACTCAAGTGGAGAAGATATAA
- the secE gene encoding preprotein translocase subunit SecE yields MKRSFKSLFSFFTESWSELKKVRWPSRKELKNYTLIVLGTIVVISLYFWVLDIGISAVIEAII; encoded by the coding sequence GTGAAACGTAGTTTCAAGTCTTTGTTTTCCTTTTTCACTGAGAGCTGGAGTGAACTCAAAAAGGTTCGCTGGCCTAGCCGTAAAGAATTGAAGAACTATACATTGATCGTTCTCGGTACAATTGTAGTTATTTCTCTTTACTTCTGGGTTCTGGACATCGGTATTTCCGCTGTGATTGAAGCGATTATTTAG
- the rpmG gene encoding 50S ribosomal protein L33 has protein sequence MRVIITLACTSCKQRNYATTKNKRNHPDRLEMKKFCKFCNEQTPHRETR, from the coding sequence ATGCGGGTAATTATCACTTTGGCTTGTACAAGTTGCAAACAAAGAAACTATGCAACAACCAAAAACAAGCGAAATCACCCCGACCGCTTGGAGATGAAGAAATTTTGCAAGTTCTGTAACGAGCAAACTCCTCATCGCGAAACCAGATAG
- the sigH gene encoding RNA polymerase sporulation sigma factor SigH, translated as MSVDLKELMLSEYDFISDEEIVEIFRGGDSGALEHLINKYRNFVRAKARSYFLIGADREDIVQEGMIGLYKAIRDFKGDKLSSFKAFAELCITRQIITAIKTATRQKHIPLNSYVSLDKPIYDEDSDRTLMDVICGSQVLDPEELIINQEEFIGLEDKMAEILSDLERKVLMLYLDGRSYQEIAEDLKRHVKSIDNALQRVKRKLERYLEVRDN; from the coding sequence GTGAGTGTCGACCTCAAGGAATTAATGCTGTCCGAGTATGATTTCATAAGTGATGAAGAAATTGTCGAGATCTTCCGTGGTGGCGACAGTGGCGCATTGGAGCATTTAATTAACAAGTACCGTAATTTTGTGCGTGCCAAGGCTCGTTCCTATTTTTTGATCGGGGCAGATCGTGAAGACATTGTGCAGGAAGGCATGATTGGCTTATACAAGGCCATCCGTGACTTCAAGGGTGACAAGCTGTCATCGTTCAAGGCCTTTGCCGAGCTGTGCATTACCCGTCAGATTATAACCGCCATTAAGACCGCTACCCGCCAGAAGCATATCCCGCTTAATTCATATGTCTCGTTAGACAAGCCCATCTATGATGAGGACTCCGACCGGACATTGATGGATGTGATATGCGGAAGTCAGGTGCTGGACCCGGAAGAGCTGATTATCAACCAGGAGGAGTTCATCGGACTGGAAGATAAGATGGCCGAGATTCTGAGTGATCTGGAGCGCAAGGTTCTGATGCTCTATCTGGACGGACGTTCCTATCAGGAGATTGCCGAGGATTTGAAGCGGCATGTGAAGTCCATTGACAATGCTTTGCAGCGAGTGAAACGTAAATTGGAAAGATATCTGGAAGTGCGTGACAATTAA
- a CDS encoding NYN domain-containing protein: protein MADWRDILLVDGYNMIGGWPELAALSQTGMQGARDRLLDMLADYQAFSGLRVIAVFDAYRVPGLGRSFEQGKIQVFFTKEKETADECIERLVGEFTHRRRQISVATSDFVEQHVVFAQGALRISARELRLEIEESQKQVKKAIEPGSVSGTRHSLEDKLPPETRKRLEDWRRQ from the coding sequence ATGGCAGACTGGCGCGATATCCTGCTCGTGGACGGATACAACATGATCGGCGGCTGGCCGGAGCTTGCGGCATTGTCGCAGACCGGTATGCAGGGGGCACGCGACCGGCTGCTCGATATGCTGGCCGATTATCAGGCATTCTCCGGGCTGCGCGTCATTGCTGTGTTCGATGCTTACCGTGTGCCGGGACTGGGCAGATCGTTTGAACAAGGGAAAATCCAGGTCTTCTTCACCAAGGAGAAGGAAACGGCAGATGAATGCATCGAACGGCTCGTTGGGGAATTCACGCACCGCCGCAGACAGATCTCGGTAGCCACCAGCGATTTTGTGGAGCAGCATGTCGTTTTTGCCCAGGGCGCACTCCGGATTTCGGCCAGGGAACTTAGGCTTGAAATTGAGGAGAGCCAGAAGCAGGTGAAGAAGGCCATTGAGCCGGGAAGCGTGAGCGGGACCCGTCACTCGCTGGAAGACAAGCTGCCGCCGGAGACGCGTAAACGGCTGGAGGACTGGCGCAGACAGTAG
- the rlmB gene encoding 23S rRNA (guanosine(2251)-2'-O)-methyltransferase RlmB — protein MEELRTEEEILAGKHSVLEALRAGRTLNKIWIAETAQKHLTAPIVAEARKAGIVIQHVDKRKLDQLAPGVQHQGVVAQAAPFAYTEVADILAIAEAMGEPPFLLLLDEIEDPHNLGSILRTADCTGVHGVIVPKRRSAQITATVSKTSAGAVEYVPVARVTNLGQTIDRLKELGVWVVGTDVDTDQNLFGSDIVTGPVAVVIGNENKGMGRLIREKCDVLLKLPMAGKINSLNASVAAGVIMYEVLRRRQEQG, from the coding sequence ATGGAAGAATTGAGAACGGAAGAAGAAATACTGGCCGGCAAACATTCGGTGCTTGAAGCCCTTAGAGCGGGACGGACACTCAACAAAATCTGGATCGCCGAGACTGCGCAAAAGCACCTGACCGCACCAATCGTTGCGGAAGCGCGCAAGGCGGGCATTGTCATTCAGCATGTGGACAAGCGCAAGCTGGATCAGCTCGCACCGGGCGTTCAGCATCAGGGAGTGGTGGCGCAAGCGGCGCCTTTTGCCTACACGGAGGTTGCTGATATTCTGGCAATTGCTGAAGCCATGGGAGAACCGCCGTTTCTGCTCCTGCTGGACGAAATTGAAGATCCGCATAACCTCGGGTCTATCCTGCGTACGGCTGACTGCACAGGTGTGCACGGAGTCATTGTGCCGAAGCGCCGCTCCGCGCAGATTACTGCCACCGTATCCAAGACCTCGGCTGGTGCAGTCGAATATGTGCCCGTGGCCCGCGTAACAAATCTCGGACAGACCATTGACCGGCTGAAGGAGCTGGGAGTCTGGGTAGTCGGCACGGATGTGGATACCGATCAGAATCTGTTCGGATCGGATATTGTCACCGGACCGGTAGCCGTGGTGATTGGCAATGAGAATAAAGGGATGGGCCGCCTGATCCGTGAGAAATGCGATGTGCTGCTTAAGCTGCCGATGGCCGGAAAAATCAACTCTCTGAATGCTTCGGTGGCAGCGGGTGTAATCATGTACGAGGTACTCCGCCGCCGCCAAGAACAGGGATAA